CACGATCCAGCACAGCCGGTGCCACTTTACTGGCTTTGATTGAAATCAATTCATTCTGTAAGCGCTTCACGGCTTCTTTCGATTCATACATTTTATATGTCGAGAGCGCGCGTTGCAAATCTACTTCAGATGAAGCCGCATAGGTTTTCAGAAAATGGAGCATCTGCGGCAGGACTAGGACCTGAGGCTTTTTTTCTTGAGAGTCATCTTCCATATCTACTTCCGATAGCAGCCGCGTAGGTCTTTTACGATAAATAATAATAAATCAATAAACATTCGCGCTGAATCCGTGATCAAATTGACCTTGGATCCTTCAACATTATGCCAGTTCACAGGAATTTCGCGCACTATAAAATTACCCTTGCGGGCCAAGAAAAGTAGCTCCACGTCAAAGGAAAAACGTTCCGCAGTTTGACGAGTAAATACAAATTCTGCGGCGTTGCGCTTAAAGCACTTAAATCCACATTGGGTATCGGTAATGCCCGGAACAAGAAAT
The bacterium genome window above contains:
- a CDS encoding glycosyltransferase; protein product: RGKGNAVRTGAEHALGAVILFTDADGSTPFAEYARLAQALEQGADIAIGSRGLGSAETKVEALWYRKIIGRVFNFLVNTFLVPGITDTQCGFKCFKRNAAEFVFTRQTAERFSFDVELLFLARKGNFIVREIPVNWHNVEGSKVNLITDSARMFIDLLLFIVKDLRGCYRK